Proteins from one Brevibacillus humidisoli genomic window:
- the mglC gene encoding galactose/methyl galactoside ABC transporter permease MglC yields the protein MVSLRANKIQGFVSQYAIFIVLLVLIIGIAVWDPRFLAVTTIRDILLQSSTRVIIALGAAFVLISGGVDLSAGRVVGLSAVLSASMLQLEDYPRRFFPDLPELPMVVPILLAILAGLLVGLINGFIVAKFHVPPFITTLGTMVMVYGVNSIYFDLEPNQSQPIGGLREDFSNLGTGFIGPNGPYSLPYIVLIAAAVCFLVWIVFNKTRLGKNMYAIGGNVQAATVSGIDVARNLMVIYAFAGALYGLGGVLEAARTGGATNNYGNMYELDAIAACVVGGVSTSGGIGTVAGIVAGVLIFGVINYGLTFIGVNPYWQLIIKGLIIVAAVAFDIRKYVAKK from the coding sequence TCCACGTTTTTTAGCTGTTACAACCATTCGTGACATCCTGCTGCAATCGTCTACACGAGTGATTATCGCCTTGGGAGCAGCTTTTGTTCTCATATCGGGGGGCGTAGACTTATCGGCAGGACGTGTCGTCGGTCTGTCAGCTGTTCTGTCTGCTTCCATGCTGCAGTTGGAAGATTATCCGAGACGATTTTTTCCCGATCTGCCTGAACTGCCGATGGTAGTGCCGATCCTGCTGGCGATCCTGGCTGGTCTTTTAGTAGGCCTGATTAACGGCTTTATCGTCGCCAAGTTTCATGTTCCGCCTTTTATCACCACATTGGGAACGATGGTCATGGTGTATGGGGTCAACTCGATCTATTTTGACCTGGAACCGAACCAATCCCAGCCGATTGGCGGACTGCGTGAGGATTTCTCCAATCTGGGGACAGGTTTTATCGGACCGAACGGCCCTTATTCATTGCCCTATATTGTGCTTATCGCCGCGGCAGTCTGTTTCTTGGTCTGGATCGTATTCAATAAAACGCGGTTGGGCAAAAACATGTACGCGATCGGCGGAAATGTGCAGGCGGCTACCGTTTCGGGAATTGATGTGGCTCGCAACCTGATGGTCATTTATGCCTTTGCTGGCGCCTTGTACGGTCTTGGTGGCGTGCTGGAAGCAGCCAGAACCGGTGGGGCGACCAACAACTACGGCAACATGTACGAGCTTGATGCGATCGCTGCCTGCGTGGTGGGCGGAGTCTCCACTTCGGGAGGAATTGGTACGGTTGCAGGGATTGTCGCGGGCGTTCTGATCTTCGGGGTGATCAACTATGGGCTGACGTTTATCGGTGTCAACCCATACTGGCAGTTGATCATCAAAGGTCTGATCATCGTGGCTGCCGTCGCCTTTGATATCAGAAAATACGTTGCAAAAAAATAA